The genomic segment CAATCGTGTTCTTTCACTCGCATTCAGTCCCGATGGCAAACTGCTGGCCACCGGCGGCGGTGAACCGTCACGAAGCGGGGAACTGTTCTTGTGGAACGTCGAAACAAGATCCGTCGCAAAACAGTTCGTCGACGCCCACAGTGATACCGTTTTCGGGCTCGATTTCTCGCGTGATGGGAAGTCTCTGGTGTCCGGGGCCGCCGACAAATTTGTGAAGCAGTTTGATGTGGAATCAGGAAAACTCGTTCGTTCGTTTGAAGGCCATACGCATCACGTCCTCGGGGTGACCTGGAAAGGCGATGGCAGCCGCATCGCCAGTGCGGGCGCCGACAATGCGATCAAGGTATGGAACGTGGAAACGGGCGAGCAGCACCGCACGATCCAGAACTATTCCAAGCAGGTCACCGCGATTCATTTTATCGGGGCCAGCGACAATCTGATCAGCGGTAGTGGCGACAAGACCGTGAAGATGCACCGTTCAAACGATGGAAACAACTATCGCACGTTCGCGGGGCCCACCGACTTCGTTTACGCGGTCGCAGCGACCCGGGACGAAAGTCTGGCCGTGGCGGGTGGGGAAGATGGTATTTTCCGAGTTTGGAACGGCACCAACGGCCAGGAACTGTACAAGTTTGAAGTGCCGAAGCCAGCGGTGGAAAACACTCAGGCGAGCGTCAAGTAGCGTCTGCGTCACCCGCGTTGAGCGGTACGGTAAGCGTTCCCAAGCGCGCGCTTGGGAACGAGCTTGTTCGCCCATTTGATCTGACTTCGCCACCACTTCAAATGGCGAAATCGGTCTTCTGTCCCAGGATTCGATCGATCAAGTCTGCGGGAAGTTCGATCGCTTTCGATAGCCCGCCGTCGCGGTCTGTGGGATTGATTTCGCAGTACGCGGACCAGGTTCCCAGATGGCGCCAGCGGCCTGCCCGAGTTGGCTCGTCCGGTAGCACGGGGGTCGTGCAGCGGTTGCATCCAATTGTCGTGAAACCTTGGGAGTGCAGGGGGTTCACGATCACGTGGTGTTCGGCGAGGTATGACTTCAACTCGTCATCCGAAACGTTCGCCAGCGGGTTCACTCGGACACAGTTCATCTGAGTGTCGACAGACACGATGGGAATCTTGCCTCGCTTGCCACCTTCAGATCGACGCAGGCTACCGATCAGGCAGTCATATTTTCCCTTCTCTTGCAGCAGCGGTTCTGTCTTGCGCATCTGACAGCATTTCTTTTGGCCTTCAGGCGTCAGGTAAAGCACACCGAATTCATGAATCTGATCTTCCATCGTCAGGCGGGGCTTCAGCGAAATGATGTTCAGCCCGTATTCTTTTGCCAGTCGATCGCGCGTGTCGAGCGTTTCCTGAAAGTTGACTCCGGTGTCGACGAACAGGACTGGAATGTTCAGTTTGTTGTGCCCGATCATGTGGCAGACCATACTGCCTGCCCGTTGCATGGCCGACAACATGCCGATGCGGGTACCGAAAATGTCATGAGCCCATCGCAACAGTTCCAAAGGCGAATCGTTTTCGAATGTCTGATTGATGTCGTTCAGGTCAGCCTGCGTTAATCGCGCCATGAATCTGTTATTCCTGTTGCGCCGATCGTCGACGCAGAACCGATGTCCCACCTCCGAAGGGCCCTAAAGAGAGTCTTCGCACAAGGCTTGAGCGACCTGTTCGGACCGATCGTGGTCAAGGAACAAGTCGTCTGCCCAATTTGAGTCAAAGACTTGAGATGGGGATATCCCATCAAATTTAGCAGAAATCCCAAATGTGTCGCAACAGGAGTGCCGCGGCCCAATTGACGCCGGATCATTGCCTCAATTCGTCGCAAAATAGAACGTGAAACACTCGTTCGTCGGAATCGTCGCGATGCGTGTCACCCCGATTTATTGAGAGGCTTTCAAAAGCAGAAAGCGGTTATCTGCGTCCAGTTGGTCGAAAACGCGTTGTGTCGAACGAAACGTCTGTTCCAACTGAGATTGGTCCAGCGCATCCCCGTCACCTCGCTGGCCGCCCTGGATGGTCACAGATCGGGGGGCGATCAGTGAGACGATCTCAGGGATGTCGCCGAACTCTTTAAGGATCCCCGGTACCATCAGGCCCAGGCGAAATCCGCGATAGGGTCTGTCTGTGACGTACGTGGCCAGGCTGTCAATTGCCGTGACGCGTTTGATCCGTTCATCGAGCGCGGTCGAGCACAGGGCGACGACGCCGGATGATCCCTTGCCCACGATCAGGATGTCGTTCGGCAATTCGCCATGAAGTTCCTGAATGGCGTCCAATGTTCGGTGAATATCGTAGACCCATTGTCCTAACAACGGTCGTCCGATCCACATCGCCCATTCCGCCGTATTGTGATCGACCGCGTTGCCAATTTTGTCTCCTGCATTGGCAAATCGGCCGGTGGCGCGAAGTTCTGGCGCGACAATCGCCCATCCTTCCGATCGCAGCCGTTTTGCCATGTCGCTCGACCACGCCTGATCGGCCCCTCCGTCCAGATCCAGTACCATTGCCAGCCGATGGGGCTTTTCCGCCAAATCGCAGTGTGCCACAAGCGTCATATTCGACTCGGCTTGATACGTCAGGATTTGACGATTGCCGCTCAGATCCCGTTCGGATTTCAACTG from the Schlesneria paludicola DSM 18645 genome contains:
- a CDS encoding phosphoadenylyl-sulfate reductase, producing MARLTQADLNDINQTFENDSPLELLRWAHDIFGTRIGMLSAMQRAGSMVCHMIGHNKLNIPVLFVDTGVNFQETLDTRDRLAKEYGLNIISLKPRLTMEDQIHEFGVLYLTPEGQKKCCQMRKTEPLLQEKGKYDCLIGSLRRSEGGKRGKIPIVSVDTQMNCVRVNPLANVSDDELKSYLAEHHVIVNPLHSQGFTTIGCNRCTTPVLPDEPTRAGRWRHLGTWSAYCEINPTDRDGGLSKAIELPADLIDRILGQKTDFAI